Proteins co-encoded in one Campylobacter concisus genomic window:
- the rpsR gene encoding 30S ribosomal protein S18, with amino-acid sequence MAEKRKYSRKYCKFTEAKIDFIDYKDTSLLKYCLSERFKIMPRRLTGTSKRHQEMVEKAIKRARHAAIIPYIVDRKDVVSNPFDGL; translated from the coding sequence ATGGCAGAAAAAAGAAAATATTCACGCAAATATTGTAAATTTACAGAAGCTAAAATTGATTTTATAGATTATAAGGATACTTCTCTTTTGAAGTATTGCTTATCAGAGAGATTTAAAATAATGCCAAGGCGTTTAACTGGCACATCAAAAAGACATCAAGAAATGGTAGAAAAAGCGATCAAAAGAGCTCGTCATGCAGCTATTATACCTTACATAGTAGATCGCAAAGATGTAGTTTCAAATCCTTTTGATGGACTATAA
- a CDS encoding bifunctional 3,4-dihydroxy-2-butanone 4-phosphate synthase/GTP cyclohydrolase II, translated as MAFENVLKAIEDIKNGKMVIMVDDEDRENEGDLVFSAASSDMQKVNFAITHAKGVLCLAMDEANAKRLDLPLMVSKNTSSHETAFTVTIDAKEATTGVSAYERDMTIRLAASTDSVPENFVRPGHIFPLIAKKGGVLVRTGHTEGSVDLCKLAGVSPMAAICEIVKEDGTMARRDYLEEFCKKFNLNMISVSELVEYRLSHESLIEVSPAKSVKICDFEAKRYDIKDHENKNHAAYIFGEIKAQTNVKFQKISKDHELLSGDKFDNLLKSLDFLSKNGGVLLFLDSNKSDASSQKDYGIGAQILKYFGISEIELLSSNKNKEFVSLAGFGLDIKGYKEI; from the coding sequence ATGGCATTTGAAAATGTATTAAAAGCGATTGAAGATATAAAAAATGGCAAAATGGTAATTATGGTCGATGATGAGGACCGTGAGAATGAAGGAGACTTGGTCTTTTCGGCGGCAAGCAGCGATATGCAAAAGGTAAATTTTGCGATCACTCATGCAAAAGGTGTGCTTTGCCTTGCAATGGATGAAGCAAATGCAAAAAGACTTGATTTGCCGCTAATGGTTTCTAAAAATACATCTAGCCACGAAACCGCATTTACTGTCACAATTGACGCAAAGGAAGCGACGACAGGCGTAAGTGCTTATGAGCGTGATATGACGATTAGACTTGCTGCTAGTACTGATTCGGTGCCTGAAAATTTTGTAAGGCCTGGGCATATATTTCCGCTTATTGCAAAGAAAGGCGGCGTACTCGTTCGAACAGGTCACACTGAAGGATCAGTTGATCTTTGCAAACTTGCTGGCGTTAGTCCAATGGCAGCGATTTGTGAGATCGTAAAAGAAGATGGCACAATGGCAAGACGTGATTATTTGGAGGAATTCTGTAAAAAATTTAACCTGAATATGATAAGCGTTTCTGAATTAGTAGAATACAGACTTAGCCACGAAAGCTTAATAGAAGTTTCGCCCGCAAAGAGTGTAAAAATCTGTGATTTTGAAGCAAAAAGATATGACATAAAAGATCACGAAAATAAAAACCACGCTGCCTATATTTTCGGGGAGATAAAAGCGCAAACTAATGTAAAATTTCAAAAAATAAGTAAAGATCATGAGCTTTTAAGCGGAGATAAATTTGATAATTTATTAAAGTCGTTGGATTTTTTAAGTAAAAATGGCGGAGTGTTGCTATTTTTAGACAGCAATAAAAGCGATGCAAGCTCACAAAAAGATTATGGCATTGGGGCACAAATTTTAAAGTATTTTGGTATAAGCGAAATTGAGCTTTTAAGCTCAAATAAAAATAAAGAATTTGTAAGCTTAGCAGGCTTTGGTCTTGATATAAAAGGCTATAAAGAAATTTAA
- the panB gene encoding 3-methyl-2-oxobutanoate hydroxymethyltransferase — protein sequence MKNEKTQKKKLSINDIKNKKGIEPIVMITAYDALFAKLFDDYADIILVGDSLNMSFNMQESTIGADMNTMLYHTKAVCNGAKNTFIMADMPFGSYTNEKQAIKNAMKFFKQTNADAVKLEVDMHQVNLVKRLCEEGINVMAHIGLKPQFYKFEGGYKIKGRSEIEAKKLIDEALAFEQAGTFGILLEGTMSSVASEITKQVHVPVIGIGSGVNVDGQVLVWSDMLGFFEGFKPKFVKRYLDGADIVRKSVQSYANDVKGKIFPSEEFCY from the coding sequence ATGAAAAATGAAAAAACTCAGAAGAAAAAACTAAGCATAAATGATATAAAAAACAAAAAAGGCATTGAGCCTATTGTAATGATAACTGCCTATGATGCGTTATTTGCTAAGCTTTTTGATGATTATGCTGATATTATTTTGGTTGGCGATAGCTTAAATATGAGTTTTAATATGCAAGAAAGCACAATAGGTGCGGACATGAATACCATGCTTTATCATACAAAGGCCGTTTGTAACGGAGCTAAAAATACTTTTATCATGGCTGATATGCCATTTGGCAGCTACACAAATGAAAAGCAAGCGATAAAAAATGCGATGAAATTTTTCAAACAGACAAATGCCGATGCGGTAAAGCTCGAAGTTGACATGCACCAAGTAAATTTAGTAAAACGTCTTTGCGAAGAGGGCATAAATGTTATGGCTCACATTGGCTTAAAGCCTCAGTTTTATAAATTTGAAGGCGGTTATAAGATAAAGGGTAGAAGCGAGATCGAGGCAAAAAAACTAATTGACGAGGCTTTGGCGTTTGAGCAAGCTGGAACATTTGGCATCTTGCTTGAGGGTACGATGAGTAGCGTGGCTAGCGAGATAACAAAGCAAGTTCATGTGCCAGTTATTGGTATCGGATCTGGGGTAAACGTCGATGGACAGGTGCTTGTATGGTCTGATATGCTTGGATTTTTTGAAGGCTTTAAACCAAAATTTGTAAAAAGATATCTTGATGGAGCGGATATTGTAAGAAAGAGTGTGCAATCCTACGCAAATGATGTAAAAGGTAAAATTTTTCCAAGTGAAGAATTTTGCTATTAG
- a CDS encoding histidine phosphotransferase, whose translation MGILKRLEIDYSYDIVEEFLSHYALMCDLLEPLIINLGRADKYKDSILELTRIFHNIKSAAGFMHLDPILKLTTLAEEITQEARSLKGPANDKFIDWLLLISDQFNKYKDDVENDFEYFSVLEPKIIDVPAKLN comes from the coding sequence ATGGGTATATTAAAAAGGCTTGAAATAGATTACTCTTATGATATAGTTGAAGAATTTTTATCTCACTATGCTTTAATGTGCGATTTACTCGAGCCTTTGATAATAAATTTAGGAAGAGCTGATAAATATAAAGATAGTATCTTAGAGCTTACTAGGATTTTTCATAATATTAAATCGGCAGCAGGATTCATGCATCTTGATCCGATATTAAAGCTTACAACTTTAGCTGAAGAGATAACTCAAGAGGCAAGAAGTCTAAAAGGGCCAGCAAATGATAAATTTATAGATTGGTTGCTACTTATTAGCGATCAGTTTAATAAGTATAAAGATGACGTCGAGAACGATTTTGAATATTTTAGTGTTCTTGAGCCAAAAATCATTGATGTGCCTGCAAAACTTAACTAA
- a CDS encoding cache domain-containing protein produces the protein MNKYKKYFNFYIVFIFIIVLGGLFYFLYSSYMAEKMQNNMRVFFDYQVKQLNKSIDDEKFSSMAISILLAQNESIQMCLLGQSRDECIKNIENLTKTLGAASIYNNIKLHIYDKDLKSYVRSWDLNRYGDMIASSRFLVQESRKQNKPMVGIEAWYSGAHIRAVSNVIRDGKIIGNIEVLLNFDSLGNYFKKQGIDLFVLLAKDKMPSRKSIPSDQILNDYYIENLSSANLNIVGFLRDINFKEYEFYVYKTHYFCVVPLIDASNTQIGYYVLHVNTNEKERNISQNYFESEELF, from the coding sequence TACTTTCTTTACAGCTCTTATATGGCTGAAAAGATGCAAAATAATATGCGAGTCTTTTTTGATTACCAGGTAAAACAGCTTAATAAAAGTATAGATGATGAGAAATTTTCATCAATGGCGATCTCTATCTTGCTTGCTCAAAATGAGTCTATACAAATGTGCTTGCTAGGTCAAAGCCGCGATGAATGCATAAAAAATATCGAAAATTTAACCAAAACCCTTGGCGCAGCATCGATTTATAATAACATTAAGCTTCATATTTATGATAAAGATCTAAAAAGCTATGTAAGGAGCTGGGATCTAAACAGATATGGCGATATGATCGCTAGTAGTAGGTTTTTAGTGCAAGAGTCAAGGAAACAAAATAAGCCAATGGTTGGTATCGAGGCGTGGTATTCTGGAGCGCATATAAGGGCTGTCTCAAACGTAATACGTGATGGTAAAATTATTGGCAACATCGAGGTTTTATTAAATTTTGACTCACTTGGAAATTATTTTAAAAAGCAAGGAATTGATCTATTTGTTCTTTTAGCTAAAGACAAGATGCCATCACGTAAAAGCATTCCAAGTGATCAAATTTTAAATGATTATTACATCGAAAATTTAAGCAGTGCAAATTTAAATATTGTAGGTTTTTTGCGTGATATTAATTTTAAAGAATATGAATTTTACGTTTATAAAACACACTACTTTTGCGTGGTACCATTAATAGACGCTAGCAACACACAGATAGGCTATTATGTGCTTCATGTAAATACCAATGAAAAAGAGCGAAATATTTCACAAAATTATTTTGAGTCAGAAGAGCTTTTTTAA